ACGAAAAGCTGGCCTGCCTCTCTATAGAACTTGGCGGCCCGTCCCTTCAGACCCTTCTCCTGGATGTCGGCTTCGTCGCGTAGCAGTGTAATTTCGGGCGCTCGCTCAGCGTTGAGTGACATGGACGCACGTTTGGCACCCGAGGGCACCGCCAGCAGATCGTTGAAGTCAAACCGCGTTTCAGAGGTCTCTTTTTCTCCTCCCGACCCGTCTGAGCGCTCTGGGGCCATCGCCGTCCCCTGACCCCGATCAACCGCCAGGTCTCCGTTTTGCGCCAATGAAGGGCTTTCTGAGCGGACCCGAAGACTGTTGAGCAGCTTCTGCAATTCGTCCCGAATTTCATCCGTGCCGCCAGAATCTGATGGAGCGAAGGAGTTAATAGCATCTAGCAGCCACTGAGGCCGGTGGTCGCGAACTAGGTCGGCGAAGTCTCTAACGTCAACCTGACGCTGGTCTCCGTCCCTATATCGAAGGAACTGGCGGTATGCTTCAGGAAGAACGAGCGCACCATCGGGAAGCTCGACGTGAACGGAGATATGCTTTGCACCAAAGGGGATGCCGTACAAAGGTGCGTCGAGTGTCCACTGACGTCCACGCTTTAGAGAATAAAGCTCGTCACGATGCACTACAGCGCAGGTGCTGACATCCGTCGTTATGGCTCCGGTGACAGAGCGATTGTGGCCGCTGTTCTCACGGGGAGGATCGAGGAAATAGTGAACAATGATTCCGTTCTCGCATAGAACGCTTTCGGACTGTCCTATCGGATATGCCCGATCAGGGATGGTCCTGAAGAGCCGGTTGCCATCGAGCTTATGCGTGCCAGGCTGGAACTTAACCTGGATGCCGGGCGGCAGTCGGTAGAAGCGATGATAGAGGTAATCCGCCAGCCATTGTCCGTTTTGCGCCGGATTGCCATCGTATGGGTCACGCACCGTATTCTGATCGGGGCGATTGCCGAAAAGCACCACTTCTGTCCAATCGCTACTGAGGTCGTCGCCATCAGCTAGCGCGGCCTCTGTGACGTCAAAGACCTCTTCTAGTTCGCCTTGTTCATTAAGCCGTCGAATACGCCCATAAACACCGTCTCGTTGACCCAACAGCACCTCGCTGACCACGCCGCCACGGTTTGATCGGTAACGAAGTCCATATTTGTTAGATGGCAATGACGCTACCTTGGCCCCCATACCGAAGTTTCGATCCAAACCCATGTCTTTTCCGATTGACGCCGCAATGTCGCACATGGAGTGGAGCTGTTCGCTGGTCATCCCCGGCCCGGTGTTTCGAATTGCCAGCTTTTGAACGTTGCCCAATTCCGAGAGCGCGGATGTCGATAGATTGGGCGCCGTCTGGCGCTTGGACAGCCGCCTCGACCGCGTTCATGAACAATTCTCGGATCATCATCGTCTTTGGACAACGATCAATGGTCGTAGTCACCAAAAATGCTTCGTCTGCTACACGTAGGGCACTAACTGTGTTGGAGTTCGGTCATGGCAATTCAACCCTGAGAGGAGAACTAGGGGCCAGCCTGAAAGCCAGCCCCAACTGACTATTATGCAACCGCCAAGAGATCGGACGGCCTACGAGATGGGAGGTTCAATTTCCAACGGATCATGTCGGCAAGTATGGGGTAAATATCGTTATGCTTCGCACCAAAGCGCATCACATCGCCCTGATAGGAGCCGACGTCTCGATTTGCATCGGTGGTGACCGCTCCTC
This sequence is a window from Devosia ginsengisoli. Protein-coding genes within it:
- a CDS encoding ATP-binding protein codes for the protein MTSEQLHSMCDIAASIGKDMGLDRNFGMGAKVASLPSNKYGLRYRSNRGGVVSEVLLGQRDGVYGRIRRLNEQGELEEVFDVTEAALADGDDLSSDWTEVVLFGNRPDQNTVRDPYDGNPAQNGQWLADYLYHRFYRLPPGIQVKFQPGTHKLDGNRLFRTIPDRAYPIGQSESVLCENGIIVHYFLDPPRENSGHNRSVTGAITTDVSTCAVVHRDELYSLKRGRQWTLDAPLYGIPFGAKHISVHVELPDGALVLPEAYRQFLRYRDGDQRQVDVRDFADLVRDHRPQWLLDAINSFAPSDSGGTDEIRDELQKLLNSLRVRSESPSLAQNGDLAVDRGQGTAMAPERSDGSGGEKETSETRFDFNDLLAVPSGAKRASMSLNAERAPEITLLRDEADIQEKGLKGRAAKFYREAGQLFVNMNYPAIHAMQEQLELEYASHPDPEITRNLAKELAERTIVGRVGRAVVYALAKQLNREWQPEDVAKAHTSESLSLAADDYLDALQNARRRMGMALRTVKQDVLVDEDV